Proteins encoded by one window of Flagellimonas lutaonensis:
- the gldM gene encoding gliding motility protein GldM: protein MASGKQSPRQKMINLMYLIFIAMLALNMSKEVLAAFGLMNEKLEASNEKMTANNSDFFAGLETKASEDKLKYGPLFEKAREVKQLSQDYYQYLEGLKKEMLKDQEDPNNYVVMDKSDFLDQKFFQGDKLSPEGKKFLSSLTNYRDQILKVIPENMDDIKGSVKTRFETGGPDGKVERIRDGVKVDWMNYHFEGYPMVASLTKITQLQADVKATEQEILKGLLEGNLTSAVSLKNFSTLLDQEKSVFYAGEKFKGSLVLGKTDKTSKPVKADLTLDGRKLTEGKDYELEAGGVKLLVSAGAAGDHELKGQLIYMQDGNEVPVEVNNTFSTINKPNAAVIAADKMNVVYRGVANPMTISIPGIPDNKVKASAPGLRQVKGSKYIMNPGKGREVTISASGVLPDGTRISTPATFRIKDIPRPGGTVRGEAGSIKMPRRNLEIATIGAMLEDFDFDLNLAVSGFKFKVPGQPTVEVNGNKLDARAKSALKRARRGDAVQIFDIKAYITNNRSYKLKKVSPVVVELTN, encoded by the coding sequence ATGGCATCAGGAAAACAGTCACCACGTCAGAAGATGATCAACTTAATGTACTTGATCTTCATCGCGATGTTGGCGCTAAATATGAGCAAAGAAGTTCTGGCAGCGTTCGGTTTGATGAACGAAAAGCTAGAGGCTTCCAACGAAAAGATGACGGCCAACAACTCCGATTTCTTCGCAGGATTGGAGACAAAGGCTTCAGAAGACAAACTGAAGTACGGTCCGCTTTTCGAAAAAGCAAGAGAAGTAAAACAACTTTCCCAAGACTATTACCAATATTTGGAAGGTCTTAAGAAGGAAATGTTGAAAGACCAAGAAGACCCCAACAACTATGTTGTGATGGATAAGTCTGATTTTCTGGATCAGAAGTTCTTTCAGGGCGATAAGCTTTCACCCGAAGGTAAAAAGTTTCTATCCAGTTTGACCAATTACCGCGATCAGATCTTGAAGGTAATTCCAGAAAACATGGACGATATCAAGGGATCTGTAAAGACACGTTTCGAAACCGGTGGCCCCGACGGCAAAGTGGAGCGCATTAGAGACGGTGTCAAGGTAGATTGGATGAACTACCACTTTGAGGGCTACCCAATGGTTGCCTCATTGACCAAGATCACCCAGTTGCAGGCCGACGTTAAGGCCACTGAACAAGAAATCTTAAAAGGTTTGTTGGAAGGTAACCTTACCAGTGCCGTATCATTGAAGAATTTCTCAACCTTGTTAGATCAAGAGAAATCAGTGTTCTATGCCGGTGAGAAATTTAAGGGAAGCTTGGTTCTTGGTAAGACCGATAAGACCTCCAAGCCGGTCAAGGCCGATTTGACCCTTGATGGAAGAAAATTGACCGAAGGCAAAGACTATGAGCTTGAAGCTGGAGGTGTAAAGCTATTGGTTAGTGCCGGTGCAGCCGGTGACCACGAGTTGAAAGGTCAGTTGATCTATATGCAAGATGGTAACGAAGTGCCAGTTGAAGTGAACAACACCTTCTCGACCATCAACAAGCCTAATGCTGCGGTAATCGCTGCCGACAAAATGAACGTTGTTTACCGAGGTGTGGCCAACCCCATGACCATCTCAATTCCTGGTATACCTGACAATAAAGTGAAAGCCAGTGCACCAGGCCTAAGACAGGTTAAGGGCAGCAAGTATATCATGAACCCAGGTAAGGGTAGAGAGGTTACGATCAGTGCTTCAGGTGTATTGCCTGACGGTACTCGAATCAGCACCCCTGCTACTTTCCGGATTAAAGATATTCCAAGACCCGGAGGTACCGTACGAGGTGAGGCAGGTAGTATAAAAATGCCTAGAAGAAACCTTGAGATCGCTACCATTGGCGCTATGCTTGAAGACTTTGATTTTGACTTGAACCTTGCCGTAAGTGGCTTCAAGTTTAAAGTGCCAGGTCAGCCAACTGTTGAGGTAAATGGCAACAAATTGGACGCCCGCGCCAAATCGGCCCTTAAAAGAGCCAGAAGAGGTGATGCTGTTCAGATATTTGATATCAAAGCCTATATCACCAACAACCGAAGCTACAAGTTGAAGAAAGTTTCGCCTGTTGTGGTTGAGCTTACAAACTAA
- the gldK gene encoding gliding motility lipoprotein GldK: MRKLLLPSLALVFLLASCGSKSRSKGELVGVKGKKWHPEKPYGMELIPRGAFVMGKADEDQAKVMNAPTRTVTVRSFYMDDTEITNSEYRQFVEWVKDSVARTRLAILADELGLGPEDEGIGEYAFKDTDTTDLSVYEKYMLDNYAGLGETGYEGRALNKDVDLVWDTSDYPDEYYAEIMDSLYLPEEESYNGQRTFDVTKLKYKYTWMDIEAAARAKSGKRSDFIKKEELEIYPDTTVWIRDFEYSYNEPMHNDYFWHDAYSDYPVVGVNWKQAKAFCHWRTKFKNDDQKSRGKQFVNQFRLPTEAEWEYAARGGIEGGTYPWGGPYVISDTGCFMANFKPQRGDYAADAALYTVEAKSFEPNDYNLYNMAGNVSEWTNSSYDPGAYQFVSTMNPNAGSGQNERKVIRGGSWKDVAYFLQVSTRDYEYQDSARSYIGFRTVQDYMGEEDSTRGNGL; encoded by the coding sequence ATGAGAAAGCTATTGTTACCGTCTTTGGCCCTTGTTTTTTTGCTTGCCAGTTGCGGGTCTAAATCAAGATCAAAGGGTGAACTAGTCGGCGTAAAGGGTAAGAAATGGCACCCTGAGAAACCCTACGGAATGGAATTGATTCCGAGGGGCGCATTCGTTATGGGTAAGGCCGATGAAGATCAGGCCAAGGTCATGAACGCCCCCACACGTACCGTGACGGTACGTTCATTTTATATGGACGATACCGAGATAACCAATAGTGAATACCGACAGTTTGTCGAGTGGGTTAAAGATTCCGTTGCCCGCACCCGTTTGGCCATTTTGGCCGACGAGTTGGGTCTTGGTCCAGAAGATGAAGGTATTGGTGAGTACGCTTTTAAAGACACCGATACCACCGACCTTTCGGTATATGAGAAATATATGCTCGACAATTATGCTGGTCTCGGTGAGACAGGTTATGAGGGTAGGGCATTGAACAAAGATGTCGATTTGGTATGGGATACTTCTGATTACCCAGATGAGTACTATGCAGAGATAATGGATTCATTGTACCTGCCCGAAGAAGAATCGTATAACGGCCAACGCACCTTTGACGTCACCAAGCTCAAGTACAAATATACTTGGATGGACATTGAGGCAGCCGCTCGCGCCAAATCGGGCAAGCGAAGCGATTTTATAAAGAAGGAAGAGTTGGAGATCTATCCAGATACCACTGTATGGATCCGTGACTTTGAATATTCGTACAACGAACCCATGCACAACGATTATTTTTGGCATGATGCCTATAGCGATTATCCTGTAGTGGGCGTCAACTGGAAACAGGCCAAGGCTTTTTGCCATTGGAGAACCAAGTTCAAGAACGATGATCAAAAAAGTCGCGGCAAACAATTTGTGAACCAGTTCAGGCTGCCGACCGAAGCTGAGTGGGAATATGCTGCCAGGGGAGGTATCGAAGGCGGTACGTACCCATGGGGCGGGCCCTATGTGATCAGCGATACAGGTTGCTTTATGGCCAATTTCAAACCCCAAAGAGGGGATTATGCGGCCGATGCGGCACTGTACACTGTAGAGGCAAAGTCGTTCGAGCCTAATGATTATAACCTGTACAACATGGCGGGCAACGTTTCTGAGTGGACAAACTCAAGCTACGATCCAGGAGCCTATCAATTTGTATCGACCATGAACCCCAATGCAGGGTCGGGTCAAAACGAAAGAAAAGTAATACGTGGTGGCTCATGGAAAGATGTTGCCTACTTCTTGCAAGTAAGCACGCGTGACTATGAGTACCAAGATTCAGCGAGAAGCTATATTGGTTTTAGAACCGTTCAAGATTATATGGGAGAAGAAGATTCAACGAGAGGCAACGGTCTATAA
- a CDS encoding NAD(P)/FAD-dependent oxidoreductase, protein MLDYLVVGLGLAGSTFCEQLEEQGKSFHVFTDDSQKASAVAGGLYNPVILKRFTMAWKAAEQMKNSIPFYQRMERKLNVELDTKLPVLRRFASIEEQNLWFEAIDKPGLGQFLSPKILENNNPHIDAPFGYGQVLATGRLDTEKLISAHARYLSSKAILTQERFDFSKLGISEDFVDYRGLRAKQVVFATGFGLKHNPYFNYLPLNGTKGELLTIHCPELAEKNVIKSSVFIIPLGNDQYRVGATYKWKDRTNTPTEAAKKELQQKLKTFLKAEFEVTGHVAGIRPTVADRRPLVGQHPKFKNLYVLNGFGSRGVLIGPYASQQLFNFIEHKRPLDTEMDILRFGQKYYAD, encoded by the coding sequence ATGCTTGATTATTTGGTCGTAGGGTTGGGCTTGGCAGGCAGCACTTTCTGCGAGCAGCTTGAAGAACAGGGCAAGTCTTTTCATGTTTTTACCGATGACTCGCAAAAGGCCTCTGCGGTGGCGGGCGGGTTGTACAACCCCGTCATATTAAAACGGTTCACGATGGCCTGGAAGGCTGCAGAGCAGATGAAGAATTCCATTCCGTTCTACCAACGAATGGAGCGAAAGTTAAATGTTGAATTGGACACCAAGCTTCCGGTCTTAAGGCGGTTTGCCTCAATTGAAGAGCAGAACCTATGGTTTGAGGCCATTGACAAACCCGGACTTGGACAATTTCTTTCTCCCAAAATCCTTGAAAACAATAACCCACACATCGACGCCCCCTTTGGGTACGGACAGGTGTTGGCAACCGGTCGGTTAGATACCGAAAAATTGATAAGCGCCCATGCTCGGTATTTGTCTTCCAAAGCGATTCTGACCCAAGAGCGCTTTGATTTTTCAAAGCTTGGGATATCCGAAGATTTTGTGGACTATCGCGGCTTGAGGGCAAAACAGGTGGTGTTTGCAACCGGTTTTGGTTTAAAGCATAATCCCTATTTCAACTATTTGCCGTTGAACGGTACCAAAGGCGAGTTGCTGACCATACATTGCCCTGAATTGGCAGAAAAAAATGTGATAAAGTCTTCGGTCTTTATCATACCCCTGGGCAACGACCAATATCGTGTAGGTGCTACCTACAAATGGAAAGACAGGACCAATACACCAACTGAGGCTGCCAAGAAAGAGCTGCAGCAAAAACTGAAGACCTTTTTGAAAGCTGAGTTTGAGGTAACCGGCCATGTGGCGGGCATTCGCCCCACTGTTGCAGATAGACGGCCTTTGGTCGGTCAACATCCAAAGTTTAAAAACCTGTATGTGCTTAACGGGTTTGGGTCACGGGGGGTATTGATAGGCCCGTATGCTTCCCAACAGTTGTTCAACTTCATCGAGCACAAAAGACCGCTCGATACAGAAATGGACATCCTTCGGTTTGGTCAAAAATACTATGCAGATTGA
- the gldN gene encoding gliding motility protein GldN, translating into MNWKSVLIVGALSLLPASMMAQANILNAKKPEDIGKKTEAQLAMDNDAPLEYGYVDDRDILWSKTVWEVIDLDERVNFPLYYPTDTIGIGKDRRSLYHVLMKNIKNGKLTDVYTDSYFTEKRNFDDLKATLQKVDTTDLGYEQLNAGEQISEEFINRRDLTAADIEEYRIKGIWYFDKRQGELKYRLLGIAPVAPDVNFIDDESMDPGENKVELFWVWYPSARQILHEAKVYNQQNSARPISFDMLLNARRFNAVIYKEENVHGDREISDYIADNALFQLLEANRIKEGIRNREQDMWAY; encoded by the coding sequence ATGAATTGGAAAAGTGTATTGATTGTCGGAGCATTGAGTCTTTTACCGGCCTCGATGATGGCACAGGCAAACATCTTGAATGCCAAGAAGCCAGAAGATATCGGTAAAAAGACCGAGGCCCAATTGGCCATGGACAATGATGCCCCATTAGAGTACGGTTATGTTGATGACAGAGATATTCTCTGGTCAAAGACCGTATGGGAAGTCATTGATCTTGACGAACGTGTAAACTTTCCGCTGTATTATCCTACCGATACCATCGGTATCGGAAAAGACAGGAGGTCGCTGTATCATGTATTGATGAAGAACATCAAAAATGGCAAGCTGACCGATGTTTACACCGACTCATATTTCACTGAAAAGCGAAATTTTGATGATCTGAAGGCCACGTTGCAGAAAGTCGATACCACTGACCTCGGGTACGAGCAATTGAACGCAGGTGAGCAAATCTCTGAAGAGTTCATTAACAGAAGAGACTTGACCGCAGCCGATATTGAAGAATACCGTATCAAAGGTATCTGGTACTTTGACAAGCGACAAGGCGAGCTGAAATACCGCTTGCTGGGCATCGCTCCCGTCGCACCGGATGTCAACTTTATCGATGATGAATCGATGGATCCAGGGGAGAACAAGGTAGAATTGTTCTGGGTTTGGTACCCGAGTGCCCGGCAGATATTGCATGAGGCCAAGGTATACAACCAGCAGAATTCTGCACGCCCCATATCGTTCGATATGCTGTTGAATGCCAGAAGGTTCAATGCTGTCATCTATAAAGAGGAGAATGTTCACGGCGATCGAGAGATTTCCGATTACATTGCAGACAACGCACTGTTCCAGTTGTTGGAGGCCAATAGAATTAAAGAAGGCATCCGTAACAGGGAGCAGGATATGTGGGCGTATTAA
- a CDS encoding DUF983 domain-containing protein, with protein MLKKGSKLYSILTGSCPRCHQESMYVNHNPYKISSLFEMHEKCANCGLKYKMEPSFFYGAMYVSYAVGVAFAVAVFVISFLFIGTSLKNTFFAIIGTLVVFMPVIIRLSRNIWINFFVKFDATKISNQSA; from the coding sequence ATGTTAAAAAAAGGAAGCAAACTGTACAGTATTTTAACAGGAAGTTGCCCTCGCTGCCATCAAGAGAGCATGTACGTCAACCACAATCCATACAAGATTTCATCGCTATTTGAAATGCATGAAAAATGTGCGAATTGCGGACTCAAATATAAGATGGAACCCTCTTTTTTTTACGGGGCCATGTATGTAAGCTATGCCGTTGGGGTCGCTTTTGCCGTGGCCGTTTTTGTTATTTCTTTTTTGTTCATTGGCACCTCGCTCAAAAACACTTTTTTTGCCATTATTGGCACATTGGTGGTTTTCATGCCGGTAATTATCAGGTTGTCCAGAAATATTTGGATCAACTTTTTCGTCAAGTTCGACGCTACCAAGATCAGTAATCAATCTGCATAG
- the gldL gene encoding gliding motility protein GldL, translating to MAQSKSTKKLFNMAYGLGASVVIIGALFKILHWEFGPLTGGLLLAVGLITEALIFAISAFEPVDDEYDWSLVYPELAGGKSKGGKSEAEQAKEAEGILSKKLDEMLKQANIDSQLFESLGESIKSFEGAAKSIAPTTDAIQHTKKYSEELSHAAAQMESLNSLYKVQLESASRQASINEEVVQNAGALKEQMESLASNLSSLNGVYGGMLSAMSKN from the coding sequence ATGGCACAGTCAAAATCAACAAAGAAACTTTTTAATATGGCCTATGGCCTTGGCGCCTCGGTGGTGATCATTGGGGCCCTGTTCAAAATCCTGCACTGGGAGTTTGGCCCCCTTACAGGAGGACTGCTTCTTGCTGTCGGACTTATAACCGAAGCACTTATTTTTGCCATTAGCGCATTTGAACCAGTAGACGACGAGTACGATTGGTCATTGGTTTACCCTGAATTGGCCGGAGGCAAATCAAAGGGTGGCAAGAGCGAAGCTGAGCAAGCCAAGGAAGCTGAGGGCATTCTTTCCAAGAAGTTGGATGAAATGCTGAAACAGGCCAATATCGATTCGCAACTGTTCGAAAGCTTGGGCGAGAGCATCAAGAGTTTTGAAGGCGCTGCCAAGAGCATTGCCCCTACTACCGATGCAATTCAGCATACCAAGAAATATTCAGAAGAATTGTCGCACGCTGCGGCCCAGATGGAGTCTTTGAACAGCTTGTACAAAGTACAACTTGAAAGTGCAAGCCGACAAGCATCGATCAACGAAGAGGTTGTTCAGAACGCAGGTGCGTTGAAAGAGCAAATGGAGTCTTTGGCCTCTAACCTGTCTTCATTGAACGGTGTATATGGGGGTATGCTTTCTGCCATGAGCAAAAACTAA